In one Echinicola marina genomic region, the following are encoded:
- a CDS encoding 3-keto-disaccharide hydrolase translates to MKRIQRYLLIIPIVVALTAAGVVAKKIKLFNGKDLSGWTVYGTEKWYVEDGLLICESGPDKGYGYLGTNEDFKDFELELEFKQGADGNSGVFIRSTVEGTKVQGWQVEVAPPGHATGGIYESYGRGWLIKPDPEKDKALKFGEWNKMKIRVEGDRVISWLNGTEMVDFSDAKIGEGEGGICLQIHDGGGIKVAWRNIKLRKL, encoded by the coding sequence ATGAAAAGAATTCAGCGTTATTTATTGATTATACCGATTGTGGTTGCTTTGACAGCTGCAGGTGTGGTAGCCAAGAAGATTAAATTGTTCAATGGTAAGGATTTATCTGGATGGACTGTTTATGGCACGGAGAAGTGGTATGTAGAGGATGGTCTTTTGATCTGTGAAAGTGGCCCGGATAAAGGATATGGCTATTTGGGTACGAATGAAGATTTCAAGGATTTTGAATTGGAATTGGAATTTAAGCAAGGTGCTGATGGAAACAGTGGTGTTTTTATTCGTTCTACTGTAGAAGGAACTAAAGTGCAAGGCTGGCAGGTAGAAGTAGCGCCTCCAGGTCATGCTACAGGTGGAATCTATGAGTCATATGGTAGAGGATGGTTGATCAAGCCAGATCCGGAAAAAGATAAAGCCTTGAAATTTGGTGAGTGGAATAAGATGAAGATCCGTGTTGAAGGAGATAGAGTTATTAGCTGGTTGAACGGAACTGAAATGGTTGATTTCTCTGATGCTAAGATTGGAGAAGGAGAAGGAGGGATTTGTTTACAGATCCACGACGGTGGAGGAATTAAAGTTGCGTGGAGAAATATCAAATTAAGGAAATTATAA
- a CDS encoding TonB-dependent receptor family protein yields MNLSRSIFTILLFTITMSLQAQISLKGRIVDNNTDEPLLFAQVALFEAGTDNNITHTQSDEDGYFQLATEKGNYDVKIFLIGFEDKILDDIDLQANKDLGKITLVSENQQLNEVVVKSSSIPMRTDVEGIVITPENNLANIGGTLLDLLRNTPSVSVSEDGSISLRGSSATNVLINGRNSSLTKNLDQIPASAIDQVKIINNPNARYDAEAEGGVINIILKKGENMGTHGGAEITYGTRDRLNTGARINHTTAKFNVYAGYNYRNWKGVGNRSVFREIFEDNELLNQNTASSDKRVNHNLNYGADYYFGKNSLSYQGVYFTGDDYDNRTLYSQLTEKPTGDTILEYIRKNSESEADDGYDNAMIYERTFDDKNREFKISVNNSYQNQYKIQNIDIYRDASEVVPENLNGRQQALTDEKRYTTVAQADYVHPINEKVKLEMGLKSTFRKFDNDYKFYEFSESENDFVENPDVSNHFLYKDRIQAAYFIYSRSSEKFDYTLGTRAEHTHVEGLLYNTNELNKQDYLNLFPSIQTLYKLDDKNSFKFTYSRRIDRPTAWRLNPFPDITDSLSVRRGNPELAPEMIDSFEIGHMVNFENSSLTTNLFYRHTNGVLDYITVIEDGISYMQPENLNSGTAYGVEFIGIADITDWWNINGSISAFYTKVDGSNIGEEFVSDGFMLVSKITSSFKLPYGLNLQLVGDYESPEVEAQGKDYARYSMDATLLKNFFEEKGSLSLSVRDVFNTANFGGYNRSNQFYQEFRNNWETRILLISARYNF; encoded by the coding sequence ATGAACCTATCTAGATCAATTTTTACGATTTTACTTTTCACTATCACGATGAGCTTACAGGCGCAAATAAGTCTGAAAGGGAGGATTGTTGATAATAATACCGATGAACCATTACTTTTTGCCCAAGTCGCACTTTTTGAAGCGGGGACAGACAATAATATTACACACACACAGTCTGATGAAGATGGCTACTTCCAACTGGCAACTGAAAAAGGTAATTATGATGTTAAGATATTCCTTATTGGCTTTGAAGATAAAATACTAGATGATATAGACCTCCAAGCCAATAAAGATTTGGGGAAAATCACGCTCGTATCAGAAAACCAACAATTAAACGAGGTTGTAGTCAAGTCCAGTTCTATCCCTATGCGTACTGATGTAGAGGGAATTGTCATTACCCCAGAAAACAATTTGGCCAATATTGGAGGAACCTTATTGGACCTACTGCGAAACACACCTTCAGTGAGTGTATCTGAGGATGGGTCCATCTCCCTAAGAGGAAGCTCTGCCACCAATGTTCTCATCAATGGCAGAAACTCTTCCTTGACAAAAAACTTGGATCAAATTCCGGCCAGTGCCATAGACCAAGTAAAGATCATCAATAATCCGAACGCAAGATATGATGCAGAAGCAGAAGGTGGCGTGATCAATATTATCCTGAAGAAGGGTGAAAATATGGGTACACATGGAGGAGCCGAAATCACTTATGGCACCAGAGATCGCTTAAACACAGGAGCTAGAATCAACCATACCACTGCCAAATTCAACGTTTATGCAGGTTATAACTACCGTAATTGGAAAGGTGTTGGAAATAGGTCTGTATTCAGGGAAATCTTTGAAGACAATGAATTGCTCAATCAAAACACAGCTTCCAGTGACAAACGGGTCAATCACAACCTCAACTATGGCGCTGATTATTATTTTGGCAAAAATTCCTTAAGCTACCAAGGTGTGTATTTTACTGGAGATGATTATGACAACAGGACGCTGTATTCCCAATTAACGGAGAAACCTACAGGGGACACTATCTTGGAATATATTAGAAAAAACAGCGAATCGGAAGCCGATGATGGATATGACAATGCTATGATTTATGAGAGGACCTTTGATGACAAAAACAGGGAGTTTAAGATAAGCGTCAATAACTCCTACCAAAACCAATACAAAATCCAAAATATCGACATCTACAGGGATGCTTCAGAGGTCGTTCCAGAAAATCTCAATGGCAGACAGCAGGCCCTTACAGATGAAAAAAGGTACACTACCGTAGCCCAGGCTGATTATGTTCATCCCATTAATGAAAAGGTAAAACTGGAGATGGGGCTTAAATCTACTTTTAGAAAATTTGACAATGACTATAAGTTCTATGAGTTTTCGGAAAGCGAAAATGACTTTGTAGAAAATCCTGATGTGAGTAATCACTTCCTTTACAAAGACAGGATTCAGGCAGCCTATTTTATCTATTCCAGAAGTTCAGAGAAATTTGACTACACACTGGGCACCAGAGCTGAACACACCCATGTGGAAGGACTATTATATAATACCAATGAACTTAATAAACAGGATTATCTCAATCTCTTTCCCAGTATTCAAACACTATATAAACTAGATGACAAAAACTCCTTTAAATTCACCTATAGTCGCCGTATAGATAGACCAACAGCCTGGAGACTAAACCCATTTCCTGATATTACCGATTCGCTCAGCGTCCGAAGAGGTAATCCTGAGTTAGCACCAGAAATGATTGATTCCTTTGAAATTGGTCATATGGTCAACTTCGAAAACTCCAGTTTGACGACCAATCTGTTTTACAGACATACCAACGGTGTATTGGATTATATCACGGTAATTGAGGATGGAATTTCATATATGCAACCAGAAAATCTAAATTCTGGTACTGCTTACGGAGTAGAATTCATTGGAATTGCAGACATTACCGATTGGTGGAATATAAATGGTAGTATATCTGCATTTTACACCAAAGTAGACGGTTCCAATATAGGAGAAGAATTTGTCAGCGATGGTTTTATGTTGGTTTCAAAAATCACAAGTAGCTTCAAATTACCATATGGATTGAATTTACAATTAGTAGGGGACTATGAATCTCCTGAAGTGGAAGCACAAGGAAAAGATTATGCTCGCTACAGTATGGATGCTACCTTGCTAAAGAATTTCTTTGAAGAAAAAGGAAGTCTATCCCTAAGTGTTAGAGATGTTTTCAATACCGCTAATTTTGGTGGCTATAACCGATCAAACCAGTTTTACCAAGAATTTAGAAACAATTGGGAAACTAGGATATTACTGATTAGTGCCAGATATAATTTTTAA
- a CDS encoding Gfo/Idh/MocA family protein, with product MKNNRRFFLKKLGLAGASAAVAPMVFAEENKKFDIIKRAGEDFAGKTINVALIGAGGMGTEDMNTALQTPNVKMLAVCDLYQGRLESAKKKWGDHLYTTMDYKDILKRKDIDAVIIGTPDHWHKQISIDALKAGKHVYCEKPMVHSVEEGHEVIDAWKKSGKIFMVGSQGLSSLGNEKARELLAEGAIGDIIYAEGFWARNSAAGAWQYHVPEDGDESTVDWDKFVSNTKKRDWDPLRFFRWRNYRDYGTGMSGDLFVHLFSSLHYITNSLGPTKISSMGGLRYWKDGREVPDVLLGTFDYPESEQHPGFNLSLRCNFKDGTSGTTYLRIVGTKGSMDVKWEEVVVKLNSNDVGDDPFLAAQARLNGDVEEKRAEIVPPREMVYKAEKEYKGAHYDHFSNFFGAIRNGGTVVEDPVFGFRAAAPALLCNDSLFEDKFIKWDPVNMKIV from the coding sequence ATGAAGAATAATAGAAGGTTTTTCCTCAAGAAGCTAGGGTTGGCTGGGGCTTCTGCTGCAGTGGCACCTATGGTTTTCGCTGAGGAAAATAAAAAGTTTGACATCATTAAAAGAGCTGGGGAGGATTTTGCCGGGAAGACTATTAATGTAGCGTTAATTGGTGCTGGTGGAATGGGAACCGAAGATATGAATACAGCGCTTCAAACTCCTAATGTAAAGATGTTAGCTGTTTGTGACCTTTACCAAGGAAGGTTAGAAAGTGCCAAAAAGAAATGGGGTGATCATTTATACACTACCATGGATTATAAAGATATCCTGAAGCGTAAAGATATTGATGCGGTGATTATCGGAACCCCAGATCATTGGCACAAACAGATCAGTATAGACGCATTGAAAGCAGGAAAACATGTCTACTGTGAAAAACCAATGGTACATTCAGTAGAGGAAGGCCATGAGGTTATTGATGCATGGAAGAAATCAGGCAAGATATTTATGGTGGGAAGTCAGGGGCTTTCGTCATTGGGGAATGAAAAAGCCCGGGAGTTATTGGCTGAGGGGGCAATTGGCGATATAATTTATGCAGAAGGTTTCTGGGCTAGAAATTCAGCTGCAGGTGCATGGCAGTATCATGTGCCTGAAGATGGAGATGAATCCACTGTAGACTGGGATAAGTTTGTTTCCAACACCAAAAAGAGAGATTGGGATCCGTTGAGGTTCTTTAGATGGAGAAACTACAGGGATTATGGTACAGGTATGTCTGGTGATTTGTTTGTTCACTTGTTTTCGAGCTTACATTATATTACAAATTCCTTAGGGCCTACCAAGATTTCCTCTATGGGAGGATTGAGATATTGGAAAGATGGTCGTGAGGTGCCGGATGTATTATTAGGTACATTTGATTATCCCGAATCCGAGCAGCATCCTGGTTTTAATCTTTCATTAAGATGTAATTTTAAGGATGGTACCAGTGGGACTACCTATCTTAGAATTGTGGGGACAAAGGGGTCCATGGATGTGAAATGGGAAGAAGTGGTAGTAAAGCTTAACAGCAATGATGTGGGTGATGATCCGTTTTTAGCAGCTCAGGCAAGGCTTAACGGGGACGTTGAAGAGAAGAGGGCTGAAATAGTTCCGCCAAGGGAGATGGTTTACAAAGCAGAAAAAGAATATAAGGGAGCTCATTATGATCATTTTTCTAATTTCTTTGGCGCGATCAGGAATGGTGGCACGGTAGTGGAGGATCCCGTATTTGGCTTTAGGGCAGCTGCTCCGGCTTTACTTTGTAATGATAGCTTGTTTGAGGATAAGTTTATCAAATGGGATCCAGTAAATATGAAAATAGTTTAA
- a CDS encoding 3-keto-disaccharide hydrolase translates to MKKKTLSIFALAAVLSACGGGKESATEAEVVEVAVTEEVAAVNALTEEEKSEGWQLLFDGKSAEGWRGYAAKELPAGWIIEDELFVALGKGGDIGGDVVYGAEEFGEFELKLEWKIAEGGNSGIFYHIVDEEKHKAPYYTAPEYQVIDQIGFPQKLEMWQSIGADYGMYTPDFEGAVKPAGEWNTTRIVFTEDKAEYFLNGKKTVSFDPWSDDWKQRKSEGKWKDYPDYGEAKSGYIGLQDHGAKTWYKNIKIRKL, encoded by the coding sequence ATGAAAAAGAAAACACTAAGTATTTTTGCCCTTGCAGCAGTATTGTCTGCATGCGGAGGTGGTAAAGAAAGTGCCACTGAAGCTGAAGTTGTTGAAGTAGCAGTTACGGAAGAAGTCGCTGCAGTAAATGCCTTGACGGAAGAAGAAAAGTCTGAAGGATGGCAATTGTTGTTTGATGGAAAAAGTGCAGAGGGTTGGAGGGGATATGCAGCCAAAGAATTGCCTGCTGGATGGATAATTGAAGATGAATTGTTTGTAGCACTTGGAAAAGGCGGTGATATTGGAGGAGACGTGGTGTATGGTGCTGAGGAATTCGGTGAATTTGAGTTGAAATTGGAATGGAAAATTGCTGAGGGAGGTAATAGTGGTATCTTCTACCATATTGTGGACGAAGAAAAACATAAGGCACCTTATTATACAGCTCCGGAATATCAGGTGATTGATCAAATCGGTTTTCCTCAAAAATTAGAGATGTGGCAATCAATCGGTGCTGATTACGGTATGTATACTCCGGATTTTGAAGGTGCTGTAAAGCCTGCTGGTGAATGGAATACTACCAGAATTGTTTTTACTGAAGACAAGGCGGAGTATTTCTTGAATGGTAAGAAAACCGTTTCTTTTGATCCTTGGTCTGATGACTGGAAGCAAAGAAAGTCTGAAGGTAAGTGGAAAGATTACCCTGATTATGGAGAGGCAAAGTCTGGTTATATAGGGTTGCAGGACCATGGTGCTAAAACTTGGTATAAAAACATTAAAATTAGAAAACTATAA
- a CDS encoding XRE family transcriptional regulator, translated as MVLGKNLKYLRKSKQMTQENLSDQLGIKRTMISAYEDGRSEPKLTTLKLIGDIFSVSLDELLYHDIEEKGRRATQKKEIKILTVSLDQEENENITMVPQKASAGYLNGYADPEYMQQLPQFHLPNLNKNVTYRAFEIKGDSMLPLPSGTVVIGAYVEQLTDIKSGNTYILVTDTEGVVYKRVFNYLEENGKLFLVSDNDFYKPYEIPGEDVREVWEAKAFISTDFPNPKDKSKTTSLEDIAAMIADLKHAILPSK; from the coding sequence ATGGTTTTAGGGAAAAACTTAAAATATCTCAGGAAGTCCAAGCAAATGACCCAAGAAAATCTTTCTGATCAATTGGGGATAAAACGTACAATGATATCCGCATATGAGGACGGAAGGTCTGAGCCAAAGCTGACTACATTAAAATTAATAGGGGATATTTTTTCTGTTTCCTTGGATGAACTATTGTATCATGATATTGAGGAGAAGGGCAGGAGAGCAACCCAGAAAAAGGAAATCAAGATCCTGACTGTATCTTTGGACCAAGAGGAAAATGAAAATATCACCATGGTCCCTCAAAAAGCATCAGCAGGTTATTTGAATGGATATGCAGATCCTGAATATATGCAGCAATTGCCCCAATTCCATTTGCCTAATTTGAATAAGAATGTTACTTACCGTGCTTTCGAAATCAAAGGTGATAGTATGCTTCCCTTGCCTTCTGGTACTGTGGTGATCGGGGCTTATGTGGAACAACTGACGGATATCAAAAGTGGAAACACCTATATATTGGTCACTGACACGGAAGGAGTTGTTTATAAAAGAGTTTTTAACTACTTAGAAGAGAATGGTAAGCTATTCCTGGTTTCTGATAACGATTTTTACAAGCCATATGAGATCCCTGGAGAGGATGTAAGGGAAGTTTGGGAGGCTAAAGCGTTTATTAGCACCGATTTTCCTAATCCGAAGGACAAGTCCAAAACAACCTCACTGGAAGATATAGCTGCCATGATTGCTGACTTGAAACACGCTATTTTGCCAAGTAAATAA